A genome region from Hevea brasiliensis isolate MT/VB/25A 57/8 chromosome 9, ASM3005281v1, whole genome shotgun sequence includes the following:
- the LOC110632074 gene encoding uncharacterized protein LOC110632074 — MGNCQAIDAAALVIQHPCGKIERLYWPISASEVMRLNPGHYVSLIIPLPPVSGDQHKDNNPEKKTVQFTRVKLLRSTDTLALGHAYRLVTTQEVMKVLRAKRYAKMKRQQNESVEKPQTASEKKSSDCEAGNKPADTDKDKERDHQATKNERHRPMTPSITSTALRTKSWSPTLQSISEAAS, encoded by the exons ATGGGCAACTGTCAAGCCATAGATGCTGCTGCTTTGGTCATACAGCACCCTTGCGGCAAAATAGAGAGGCTTTATTGGCCAATTTCAGCTAGTGAGGTTATGAGATTGAACCCTGGTCACTACGTTTCTTTGATTATTCCATTGCCTCCTGTATCTGGGGATCAACATAAAGATAATAACCCTGAAAAGAAGACTGTTCAGTTCACTCGTGTCAAGCTTCTCAGGTCTACTGATACTCTTGCACTTGGCCATGCTTATCGCCTTGTTACTACTCAAG AAGTAATGAAGGTGCTGAGGGCAAAGAGGTATGCGAAAATGAAGAGGCAGCAGAATGAATCAGTTGAGAAGCCTCAGACGGCATCGGAGAAGAAGAGTTCAGATTGTGAGGCAGGAAATAAGCCTGCTGATACGGACAAGGATAAGGagagagatcatcag GCGACCAAGAATGAAAGACACCGACCAATGACACCATCAATCACCTCTACTGCACTCAGGACAAAGTCATGGAGCCCCACATTACAAAGCATCTCTGAGGCTGCAAGCTGA